GCGCCAGCTCATTGAAGAAGGCAGGATCGGCGAGATCAAGGCTGTCTGGTGCCGACACTTCGTAGGACACGGCGGTGACTACTACTTCAAGGACTGGCACTCCCAGCGCGCCAACGTCACCTCGCTCCTGCTCCAAAAAGGTGCCCACGACATCGACGTGATCCACTGGTTGGCGGGCGGATATACCAAGCGCGTTGCCGCCGTCGGCGATCTTGCGGTTTATGGCGACGTCGCGAACCGGAGCAACAACGCCGGCAAGCGCATGGGGGATTGGTTCTCCATGGACAACTGGCCGCCCACCGAGCAGAAGGACCTGGCGGAGGTGATCGATGTGGAGGACATCTCCATGATGAACATGGTGTTGGATAACGGCGTGCTCGCCTCATACCAGCAGTGCCATTTCACGCCCGACTACTGGCGCAACTACACCGTCATCGGTACCAAGGGCCGGATCGAAAACCTGGGCGATGGGCCCGGAGAGACCATCAACGTGTGGACCAGCAGGTCCTCGGGCTACGCGGCGCCGGATGAGGTCATCACCATTGAGGACGGCGAAGGCGGCCACGGCGGCGCCGACCCGCGCCTGATCGAGGAGTTCCTCCGCTTCGCGTCGGAGGGTGGCCGGACCCAGACCAGTCCGATTGCCGCGCGCCAAGCTGTGGTGGCGGGCATCCTGGCAGCGGAATCGTTACGCGGCGATGGCTCTGCACGCGAGGTACCGGAGCTCCCTGCCGAACTGGTGGAGTACTTCGACGCCGGTCAGCCCGCCTTGGTTCGCGACTGACCCAACTGAGTCGCAGTTAAGCGCGTTTTGACGGCTCAAAACGCGCTCTGCTGCGACTTACTTGGGTAAGCCGGCGCGGGATAGCTCAACAAGCTCGGTCATGACGGTTTGAAGTGACTCGCAAACCGTCATGACCGATTTCCGTTTGAGTGTCTCCGGACGGGCCAGGATGTCGATTTTCCGTACCGAGTTCACCCCGGACAGCGGACGTAGAACCACGCCGGCATCCAAAACACGGCGGGCGGTGAAGCGCGGCAATAGCCCGATCGCTCCACCGGCGGAAACCAGCGCCGCCACGGTGGAATAGTCGTTGATGCGGTGCAGTACCTCGGCTGGTCGCCCACTCACGGCGACGACGGCGGCCAGCACGTCTGCGGGGGAGTAGCCGTCGCGGCTGGTCACCCAGGGTTCATCCACGACGTCGGACGGTTTCAGTTCGCTTCGGGCCGCCAAGGGGTGATCCGCGGGGAGGGCAATATCCAGCGGCTCGTCGGCCAGGGGTATCACTGCGACCTTGTCCTCCGGCCAGGACGGGCTGTTGTCCATCCTGTGTGCCAACACCAGGTCATATCGGGCAGCCAACCCCGGGAAATCCTCCTGGGCCACGTCCTCATCGGAGAGTCGAAGCCGTGGCGACTTCCCGCCGTCGGACGCCGTCCCGGATGCCAAATGCGCCGCTAACGGGGCGAACAGCGCCTGACCCGCGCTGTGGAAAGCACTCACGCTTACTGGCGCGTCAGGAGCATCGTGATAAGCGCCAATAGCGGCCCGCGCATCTGCCATGGCGTTCACGACGGCGGCACCCGCCTCCGCGAGGACGCGGCCCGCATCGGTGAGAACCAGGGCCCGGCCTTCTTTGCGCGTCAACGGCACGTCCACGGACTTCTGGAGCAGGGCGAGCTGTTGGGAAACGGCCGACGGCGTGACCATGAGAGTTTCAGCAACGGCCTTCACGCTGCCCAGGTCGCCGAGTTCCCGGAGCATCTGCAGCTGATGGATTTCCATTAGCAAATCCTAAATCGTTGATTGAGAAGAATCTAGTTGTGCTAAATCGTCGGCGGCGCTCTAATGGATGCAGCAGCAGCGAAGCGGCCCTGGCAGTGAGGAATCCCATGAAGGCTCTCTACAAATCCGGACCCCACGAAGGGTTCGAACTGGTCGAACGTCCCGAGCCTGAAGCGGGCTCCGGCGACGTCAAGATCCGCGTGATGACCACCGGCATCTGCGGCACGGACCTCCACATTCAAAGCTGGGACGCCTGGGCCCAGGGCATCATCGAAGCGCCCCTCATTGCCGGCCACGAGTTCTATGGCGAAGTAGTGGAAATCGGCGAGGACGTCCGCGACGTCAAAGTTGGGGACAGAGTCTCCGGCGAAGGTCACGTAGTGTGCGGAATCTGCCGCAACTGCCGTGCCGGTCGCCGTCAGATGTGCATCCACACGGTATCCGTTGGCGTGCAGCGCGATGGTGCGTTTGCCGAATACGTCGTCATCCCGGAGACCAACGCCTGGGTCCACCAGGACGAATCTGTCACCCCGGAACTTGGCGCCATCTTCGATCCCTTCGGCAACGCAGTCCATACTGCCCTCAGCTTCCCGCTGGTCGGCGAGGATGTGCTCATCACGGGCGCCGGACCTATCGGCCTGATGGCAATCGCTGTCGCCCGCCACGCAGGTGCACGAAAGATCGCCATCACGGACGTCTCAGCTCCGCGCCTGGAGCTCGCGCGCCAGATGGGCGTTGACCTCGCCGTGGACGTGTCCAAGATGCGGGTCCGTGAAGCACAGCAGGAACTGGGCATGCGCGAAGGTTTCGACATCGGTCTGGAAATGTCGGGACACCCCACCGCGCTGCCTGAGATGATCGACAACATGAACCACGGTGGCCGGATCGCCATGCTGGGCCTTCCCAGCCAGTCCATCGACATCGACTGGGGCAAGGTAGTCACGCACATGCTGA
The sequence above is a segment of the Arthrobacter sp. StoSoilB22 genome. Coding sequences within it:
- a CDS encoding LysR family transcriptional regulator; its protein translation is MEIHQLQMLRELGDLGSVKAVAETLMVTPSAVSQQLALLQKSVDVPLTRKEGRALVLTDAGRVLAEAGAAVVNAMADARAAIGAYHDAPDAPVSVSAFHSAGQALFAPLAAHLASGTASDGGKSPRLRLSDEDVAQEDFPGLAARYDLVLAHRMDNSPSWPEDKVAVIPLADEPLDIALPADHPLAARSELKPSDVVDEPWVTSRDGYSPADVLAAVVAVSGRPAEVLHRINDYSTVAALVSAGGAIGLLPRFTARRVLDAGVVLRPLSGVNSVRKIDILARPETLKRKSVMTVCESLQTVMTELVELSRAGLPK
- a CDS encoding Gfo/Idh/MocA family oxidoreductase, whose protein sequence is MHTMEKDLKVGIVGFGLRSGLWKHAHKPGQGSAVTVVCDLSERGRADAAERIPTARITDDLEELLASGLDAVLVLTPDNQHAAVAVRTLQAGIPTFCEKPLDITVEAADLILTTAYQTGTRLYVGHNMRHMPVVVQMRQLIEEGRIGEIKAVWCRHFVGHGGDYYFKDWHSQRANVTSLLLQKGAHDIDVIHWLAGGYTKRVAAVGDLAVYGDVANRSNNAGKRMGDWFSMDNWPPTEQKDLAEVIDVEDISMMNMVLDNGVLASYQQCHFTPDYWRNYTVIGTKGRIENLGDGPGETINVWTSRSSGYAAPDEVITIEDGEGGHGGADPRLIEEFLRFASEGGRTQTSPIAARQAVVAGILAAESLRGDGSAREVPELPAELVEYFDAGQPALVRD
- the tdh gene encoding L-threonine 3-dehydrogenase, whose amino-acid sequence is MKALYKSGPHEGFELVERPEPEAGSGDVKIRVMTTGICGTDLHIQSWDAWAQGIIEAPLIAGHEFYGEVVEIGEDVRDVKVGDRVSGEGHVVCGICRNCRAGRRQMCIHTVSVGVQRDGAFAEYVVIPETNAWVHQDESVTPELGAIFDPFGNAVHTALSFPLVGEDVLITGAGPIGLMAIAVARHAGARKIAITDVSAPRLELARQMGVDLAVDVSKMRVREAQQELGMREGFDIGLEMSGHPTALPEMIDNMNHGGRIAMLGLPSQSIDIDWGKVVTHMLTLKGIYGREMFETWYAMSAMLSSNPVLHRSISAVVTDKLSAKDWEKGFEIARNGTGGKVVLDWTEL